The Brassica oleracea var. oleracea cultivar TO1000 chromosome C7, BOL, whole genome shotgun sequence sequence CTCGATGATACATCAAACATGTTGCGAGGTAACTTTCCTACAGTGTTATTTTGTCTTCGTATACTATTGTTTTGCCTGAAATGCTCATATCCTTGTCCAGTTATGCAACTCCCCCTCTATGATAGAAATCATATATCTTGTTATGGTGTATAGTTTCTGACTTGTTTGAAGCTATTGTGCATCTATAACTTGTCTGTTTACAATGCAGCAGATTTGGAAAAGTCACAACATGAACGTGTATCTGAACTGCAGCGGCTTCGATCCATGTATGTATTGCGTGGTACTCCTACAGTATAGTTTTTAGCTTTCACGCTACTTGCGTCCAAAGGTCTCTCTTGTTACGTGGCCAAGCGAGAGATATACTAGAGACCACTCACTGCATAATTTTTCTTTTGAATTTTTCACGCATACAAGTTTTCTCACTGTCAAAGATATATTCCTATTGTTCACAGCTTTGGAACAAGTGAGAGACAATGGATTGAAGCCCAGGTCGAGAACGCTAAGCAACAAGCTATTCTCTTGACACTGAAATCTCAAGTAACATCAGTTGAAGCTCATATTCATTTTGATCTACATTCTCTAAGGTAGAAAAGCAAGATATTGACAATATCATCGTTGAGTCATTCTCTCGTCATACTTTATTCATGTGATCATGTTCTTACTTTTGCAGGAGAAAACATGCAGATCTAGTCGAAGAAATCTCGACCCTTTATCAGAAAGAAGAAAAACTATTATCTGAGGTCTGTTCATGTACCCAATGCTTAACGTTTCAAGTTTTGTGTTTCTAAACTATAAGGTGTATGCACTTATTTTAGTAACTACATATTTGCTTAATATGTCCTTCATTGCAGACTATTCCGGAACTATGTTGGGAGCTTGCTCAACTCCAGGACACCTATATCTTGCAAGGTACTCAACATTTACTCTCTGCTCTTTACTTGTTGCTTTTTGATGATTTTGGGATTTCATATGATTTTACTCACCATAACCTTGTAGGTGACTACGATCTAAAGGTCATGCGTCAAGAACTGTATATTAGTAAACAGAAAGTGGTATGTTGGCCTTACGTTTTCTTTGTAGTCGCCACAAGATCTACTTTTCACTGTCGTTGATATTCCGAATATTTTGTCGCAGTTCATCAATCACCTGGTTAATCAGCTTGCAAGACACCAGTTCTTGAAATTAGCATGTCAGCTAGAAAAGAAAAACATGCTTGGAGCATTCTCTCTGCTAAAAGTAATTGAATCCGAACTCCAGGGTTACCTCTCCGCCACAAGAAGCCGTGTGGTATGGTCATATCCATAGTTACAGTCCATGCTTTCCTACAATTATGGGATAATGAAACTAATTTCATCTTTGACTATATATACAGGGACGGTGTTTGTCACTGATCCAAGCTGCATCTGATGTCCAAGAACAGGGAGCAGTGGATGACCGTGACTGCTTTTTACATGGAGTTAGAGATCTCTTGAGCATCCACTCAAGTAGTCAACACTATCATTTTGACAAAATTATTCTCTTTTGTCTGATATTTCCCAACTTTAATTTTGGCTGATGATTTTCGTCTATTCCTGTTATAGATGTCCAAGCCGGGTTATCAACTTATGTCTCAGCTCCAGCCATCATTCAGCAGATAGTTTCTCTTCAATCGGATCTATCATCTCTTCAGTCTGACCTCGAGAATTCCCTTCCAGATGACAGAAATAGATGCATTAACGAGCTGTGAGTCCAAAATCATCATAACATTCTTCGAGTTCTTCCACAGAAACAAGTATTTATTATGATCATATGTCACTGTTGCCTCTCTCCGTTTCTCAGGTGTACCCTTATTCAGAATCTGCAGCAACTTCTCTTTGCATCTTCAACTACGGCACAGCCCATATTGACACCATGGGTAAAAGAAATCTCAGTTCTCTGTTACCAATTTCAATCCTTCATCTAAAGACCTGGAGTTTTAATTCATGTTGTTTCCCCATGTAATGTAAACATTAGCCGCTGATGAAAGAACTTGATGAGATGGGAAAAATCAACTCCAAACTCTCTGCAGCAGTGGAGGAGGTAACGCTAGAGCACCGCGAGAAAAGGGAGGTGAGCCTTAATCTACTCATTTTGATTCCTCTCTCACGAACGAACGAGGACGTCTGTATCGTATTGGATAGAAAATTTGAGTAAACTCAGCTCCTTTAAATATTTATTGTTGCAGATCGTGAAACATCACTCCAAGGACGTGGAACTTCAAAGACGAGTATTCATGGACTTTTTCTGCAACCCAGAGAGACTGAGAAGCCAAGTGAGGGAACTCAATGCACTGGTTCGTGCTCGCCAAGCCTCATCTTAGGTCGGCACCACAAGTATATATAGCACATGTTATCTCTAGTTTGCCATTTCACATACTCTATGATTGTATACAAAGCGTTTTCACTGCGTTTTGATTTCGTTTGCTATTTTACTTTTTATTTTCTGAGATGTCTATGGATTTTTACTTTTTACTGCCTGACTTGCATTTTTTCCAAGTTCCATGAGCAAACATTTCTATTTGCTTTATCGTCTCCTTGGATTAGTTTGAGATTTTACTCTGATTGTGAACGTGAACTACATAGTTATTTATCAAAAGATCCAAAACGCTCTTAAGGTGAAGAAGGGGATTACAACACGCGATGCTAATGCTCCCAAAAAAAGTATAGTTTAGGAAATATAATCACACTGTCAGTGCAGCACGGTTTCTCCAAGTGTATTGTGGTCGACGGTCTCTTATGCGAGCCATGTTGTGCCAAATAAGCTATGTGGATACTGCGTAGAGATTATGACTCCATCTGCTACAACAACATTTCCTTAACACACTGAAATAGATAGTGCCAAAACGATCAAATTCAATCCCGAGTGTATCTCTCAGCATCAAATGGCTGTCTCTGTGCATTCCAATTTGAGTCTCTAGAGTCAGGTGCGGCGTTCATTGGTGCAAAGGCTGCAACATAAGAGAGAGATTACAGAAACACAACTGATGAGAACACACGGCAGCAAATAAACTTAACTTGCACAAGAATCATACATATGAGATATATTCAAAATACTTCTGTCTACAGAAATCAGAGCTGGTTTATAGTCTATACGGCAGAGAGATCAACAACTGAATAACTATGCTATGCAAACTCAAGCACAAACGACCACACCCTCTAGCACAGACGGTAAATAAGAAAAGATAATCCATCTAGTTTCATATTCACCTTTCCCGTAGCTAAAGGATGTACTAAGCAATTTCCCCGTTGATGATATAAACCAGCATCAGACTTATATGCAACAAAAAATGGATCAACATGCTTGGCTCATCTTTGTTATCACACTACTCGCAATAACTTTGTCAGATATCATACTATAGCTAAACATTTGTTCATGCAGGAATACGAAAAGATACTTGGCTGGTGTATAACAAACCTTTTTCTCTCATCCTCCTTTCTCTGTCATACTCAAACTTGTCCCGGATTTGATTGACTTTGTCCCAGTTACCATCGCCTTGTTGCGTTGTTCTATTAGCAAACCCCTGCTCCTGCTATCACATCAGATTGTCAGAGGAATCATCAAATGTCAAGAATACAAGAAACCAACAAAACAAAATCAAAACTTTTTTACCTTTGTCGGATCATTATATGGCCGCCTATTCCTGTAGTGAAAAGTTAACCAAATCCATCAATAAACATACACACCATGAAACTGGCGAATAAGCAACGGTCAAAAGAAAAAACCTGTATGGATTAAAATCTTCATCATCTTCCTCAGCAGACTCGTAATTAGCATGATCCCTAGCAATCTTCTTGGAGTAGCCTTCATCCCAGTAAAGCCTCTCCCAGTTTTCCCTAAGCTCGTTGTACAGCTCCATGTACTTCTTGCACCACGGCTCGTGCTCCTATCGTTTACAAATCATCAGAATTACTAATCACAACCACTTCTAAACCCTAAAACTGTGAAAAAGGGATTAGTCGCAGACAGACCGATTCTTTGAGGACGAGGCGGGTGCGGCGCATGAACTGCTCGCGGAGCTGCTTGCGGCGCCTGTTGGGGATATTGTCTCTGGGGATGGTGAATCGCTCGCGGAGAGGGACGTGATCGCCGATCTCGTGCATCTCTCCGTCCACGATCCACCACTCCGACTTCTCTTCCTTCTTTTTGAGCGGCGGAGAGTGGGACTTGTTTCGCCGTCTCGGCTGACCTGCCTCCGTTCTGAAGAATTGGAGAAGGGGGGCGCCGTTACGGAGCGACGGTACGGCGGAGCTTAGGCGTTTAGCGACGGAGAGCATAGCTGTGTTTTCCGGCAGCTGGGGAAAGTGGTTAAGTGAGAGAGCCGTCGCAAGTGAAGAGAGAGAGAGCTGAGACGACCTACTTGGGGGGGGGGTTATGGTTTACGAATAAAACCGGTATCGCATAATACCCGAACCAATATGTTCGGTTTGGTTTGAAACTACCAAACCGAAATTGATCTCTCTATTAGTTAGACTGGTCAAAAAAATTGTTTTATGAATTGACTGTCACCTCACCTACTGTTTAATTTTCATACTGTAAATGTCATAAACGAAAAAATTCCTATAGATTTCAAATTTTAGCATCACCAACTGTTTCAACTGTTTAAATACATCATATTTTGTATTATGATGTGAGCAATTTTATATAGTTTATAAGAAAACAACTTTATAACTTTTGTCGATGATCATGTTCGTTTACGTGTCGCGCGACTTGCGACTGAGATTACGTTTGTTTACGTGTCGCGCGATCTGTGACTTGCAACCTGCGGCTAAAATTATGTTCGTTTACGAGTTGCGCGATCTGCGATCAGCGACCTGCAACCAGTCGCACAATCAAATTTTTTAAAAGTTTTTGTCGCTGTTTTTTTCAAGCTACTTGAATCTAAACATGTGACTGGTCGCGCGACATTAAAACAAACAATAACTAGCGATTTGCGACCAATCGCTAATCTGACAGCAAAACGTACAACAACTTGTGCACGTCGCAGGTTGCGAGGGCCAATATATCACTGATTTCATATCTGTTCCATAATCTTTCACCATAGATATAATTAATGGAAGTTTCAGGATTTTCTCTATTTTTACAAGTTTTTCGTAATTTTGAAATTATAATTTATGCTCATTGTATATTTCTTCTAGAATACAATATATGACTGAGCGAGGCTCATTTCTTGTTCACTATTTTAGATTGTTATTCATTTGAAACACTGGGCCATCTACATCTTCAAACTTATTTGATAATTTGTCTTACATGTTATAAAAAGTAATCTAACAATTTTATATCAATAATAAACACTTTAATATTTTTTTAGTAAGTGTGATAATTCTATTTAGTTCTTTTGGATAAACCAAATGTATACGATCCAATGATTTGCACGCATGATAGGAATCTAGAACACAAATAGCTTTTCAACTTATAATTTGCTTACATTACACGTTAAAGAAGCAACAAGGAAAGAGATTTTATTTATCATTTTATTGTAAAAGGTTTGCACACATATGTGTTATCTGGCCCTCATCAGAGCCTAACGGAAGAAATAGTACCGACACTAGTGCCGGTCTTAGCCGGATCAAGAGGGAAGTAAAACGGGTAAAACTCGTACCGGACATAGCAACTACTATACAAGACGCGACATCCCTTCTTGTTGTGACAAGCCCCCATGAAGCTCTGGACCGCAGTTGCAAAACACTGTGCGCAATCTAACGCGCTTAAGTCCCTAGTACACTGAACCAAACCGTTTAGTGTCACAAACGGTGTCAGCTTTGTCTTACCTTTACCTAAACCTTGACTCTCAGGCAAAACCGCTTCAGACCTAATTTTATCAAAGAGTTTCCCAAGCTCATTATCGAACGTTTTGGGGTCTGTTTCGGTTACGTTAGCGACGTTGTAGTATATGAGACCAGCACCCGTGTCTAGCTTCCCAATGAAATTCTCTTGGCTGTAACGTAAGAAGCAGAAGTCGTACAAGATCCTTGCGTCAGATTGGTTCGGACAGACTTCACGGATTTTCTTGGCAGCGTCTTGGATGCAGGTGGTGCAGTCGGTCTTGCTGATGTCACCTCTGCATTGAGCAAGTCCGTAGACATTATCTTTCTTGTTGTAACTTGAGGAAGTTGTTGTAACGAAGCCTTGTGAAGGAGTCTTTGAGACGAGGGTAGCGAGGATAGAATCGATGTTCTTGGAGATTTGGCTGCTGCTTGAGACGTTTGAGTTTTTGTTGCAGAGGTCCCATATTGAATCTGCTGCGGAGCAGCTGCATACAAGGGCCAATAGAAGGAGACATCTGGCAATGAATGTCTTCATTTTTTTGGTTTAATAAACTACTTTTTTTTTGTGGGTGTATATCTTGAATTGTTCACTAGGAGGAGAGCCTATTTTATAGAAACCGAAACGTTATCTATTCTAGAACGTGTATCTTTAAAAGTCGGTCAAAACGCACATAGGCAAGTTGGAAGTTGGAAAATTATTGTTTTATAAAAATAAAATACAAATATATATGATACACAGACAAGTCTATATAGCAGCCAAATACTTGTGACCAATCAAACTAATGAATTGGTCAACTTATGCCCTCACCAGAGATTGGTATTTTGGTATTTGTTTAATGACAAAATAGATCAGAATGTATAAAAAGGAAATATTAATTAGCTGGGAGATTTCTAGATGGCATCACATGAAGGTCAATATAAATGGAGCAGAAATTGTTGACTCTGTATGATTGATAATCTTAATGCTTCAACGTCAACGTTAACGCGAAAGTGGAGCAACGTCGACCACTTGTCTCTTTGTAAAAAGTCTCCACGCCTAATAAACAAACATCCCTACCATTGAGGGACCATGATCTTTTATAATGGCCATTTTCTAACTTTTTTATGGTGAGATGAAGTTGAGCTCTTGTGCATTGATAAGAACCTGTAAACGTGGAAACGTGATGAATCTGAACGAGGAACGATGCTTCTATATATCTATTTGGGTCCAATTCAAACTGTTTGGTTCATAATAATTTGATGTTCATCTTTAGCAAAATATTTTAAGAGCTTCTCTTTCTCTTAGGTTTGTAAATGACCAACGTCTGTATTCAACATCGGATTTATTACACTCGAATTTGTATAACTATAATAAATAGTACATCATCATTACAAGTGTTACAAGGAGCACAATACATAATAAAGCAGGAAGAATGTACTCTATTCGACAAGAAGTGTGCAGAGACCCCAAATTGACAGAGAATGTTTGTTTTAAGGTTTGCTAATTGCAATGTATGGTTTGGTCATATCGTTTCCAATACAATAGGTTTAATCATTTCTACCAAGTTCCTTATTTTTGGAATCAGTTATATTCTATATAATCTAGTTTTTGTATTTGCACTTCCCATAATTCTACAAAGTTTTTTTAGTTCGATATATCTATTCTAGGGGTGGGCACTTCTGTTATTTTCTCAGTTGGTTAGGTTCGGTTTGGTTAGTTCAGTTCTAGTATTTTTCCAACTGAAGTAAACCATAGTTCGTTTGATTCAGTTTGTGTTCTGTTCGGTTTGTATTCAGTTTGGTTTGTATTCGGTTTGATTTATTTTTTGTATCGGTTTAATTAAGTTCCTCTTAGTTTAATTTGTCTAAGAAAAATTATGTTTTAAAACATAAATTATGTAAACATAAACTATGTGAACTAAATTCAATATAAAACTGAAACAAAAACATTTAAAAAGGTCACAAAATTATATATGAATTAAAACAAATGAAAGTTAAATAAAGTATACAAAAAACCAACATCATTAATAATGTTTCTTATATCATTAAAAAGTCTATAGTAAATCATCTTTAATGTGATATCATCAAAAAATCTGCAACAAATCAATAACGAGTATATATGTCATACACAAACTATACGAGTATATATTTATATATTTACTACTCTCAGCCCATGATTCCATTATCATAAACCTAGTATATTCTTTTCACATGAAGTTATTTAGAACTGACACCACAAAAAAAATCTGGATGTAAGAAAAATATGCAGGAGACGCAGAGGAAAAAGACGCTACGGAGAACAACTTTTGTTTTTAATAAAAAATTCTTTAGG is a genomic window containing:
- the LOC106301755 gene encoding cysteine-rich repeat secretory protein 55; its protein translation is MKTFIARCLLLLALVCSCSAADSIWDLCNKNSNVSSSSQISKNIDSILATLVSKTPSQGFVTTTSSSYNKKDNVYGLAQCRGDISKTDCTTCIQDAAKKIREVCPNQSDARILYDFCFLRYSQENFIGKLDTGAGLIYYNVANVTETDPKTFDNELGKLFDKIRSEAVLPESQGLGKGKTKLTPFVTLNGLVQCTRDLSALDCAQCFATAVQSFMGACHNKKGCRVLYSSCYVRYEFYPFYFPLDPAKTGTSVGTISSVRL
- the LOC106306658 gene encoding HAUS augmin-like complex subunit 3 isoform X1, with amino-acid sequence MSGARLCSLVAELGYEGAGKLDPDSFEWPFQYDDARPILDWICSSLRPSNVLSLPELSLYEQFQREGKLLEGEDLDQAYDSISAFSSRRNNQEAVFGAEESIKEVRDATLAHKAEALELQRQLRRLQTQYDLLTGQSSSLIQGRRARVAATSAVTGQITAIEDSLSARNLQMNGVLGRLASTSQELAHYHSGEEDGIYLAYSDFHAYLAGDSACTKELNQWFTKQLDTGPYRLVAEEGKSKCSWVSLDDTSNMLRADLEKSQHERVSELQRLRSIFGTSERQWIEAQVENAKQQAILLTLKSQVTSVEAHIHFDLHSLRRKHADLVEEISTLYQKEEKLLSETIPELCWELAQLQDTYILQGDYDLKVMRQELYISKQKVFINHLVNQLARHQFLKLACQLEKKNMLGAFSLLKVIESELQGYLSATRSRVGRCLSLIQAASDVQEQGAVDDRDCFLHGVRDLLSIHSNVQAGLSTYVSAPAIIQQIVSLQSDLSSLQSDLENSLPDDRNRCINELCTLIQNLQQLLFASSTTAQPILTPWPLMKELDEMGKINSKLSAAVEEVTLEHREKREIVKHHSKDVELQRRVFMDFFCNPERLRSQVRELNALVRARQASS
- the LOC106306659 gene encoding uncharacterized protein LOC106306659 isoform X2, yielding MLSVAKRLSSAVPSLRNGAPLLQFFRTEAGQPRRRNKSHSPPLKKKEEKSEWWIVDGEMHEIGDHVPLRERFTIPRDNIPNRRRKQLREQFMRRTRLVLKESEHEPWCKKYMELYNELRENWERLYWDEGYSKKIARDHANYESAEEDDEDFNPYRNRRPYNDPTKEQGFANRTTQQGDGNWDKVNQIRDKFEYDRERRMREKAFAPMNAAPDSRDSNWNAQRQPFDAERYTRD
- the LOC106306659 gene encoding uncharacterized protein LOC106306659 isoform X1, with the protein product MLSVAKRLSSAVPSLRNGAPLLQFFRTEAGQPRRRNKSHSPPLKKKEEKSEWWIVDGEMHEIGDHVPLRERFTIPRDNIPNRRRKQLREQFMRRTRLVLKESEHEPWCKKYMELYNELRENWERLYWDEGYSKKIARDHANYESAEEDDEDFNPYRNRRPYNDPTKQEQGFANRTTQQGDGNWDKVNQIRDKFEYDRERRMREKAFAPMNAAPDSRDSNWNAQRQPFDAERYTRD
- the LOC106306658 gene encoding HAUS augmin-like complex subunit 3 isoform X2, producing MSGARLCSLVAELGYEGAGKLDPDSFEWPFQYDDARPILDWICSSLRPSNVLSLPELSLYEQFQREGKLLEGEDLDQAYDSISAFSSRRNNQEAVFGAEESIKEVRDATLAHKAEALELQRQLRRLQTQYDLLTGQSSSLIQGRRARVAATSAVTGQITAIEDSLSARNLQMNGVLGRLASTSQELAHYHSGEEDGIYLAYSDFHAYLAGDSACTKELNQWFTKQLDTGPYRLVAEEGKSKCSWVSLDDTSNMLRDLEKSQHERVSELQRLRSIFGTSERQWIEAQVENAKQQAILLTLKSQVTSVEAHIHFDLHSLRRKHADLVEEISTLYQKEEKLLSETIPELCWELAQLQDTYILQGDYDLKVMRQELYISKQKVFINHLVNQLARHQFLKLACQLEKKNMLGAFSLLKVIESELQGYLSATRSRVGRCLSLIQAASDVQEQGAVDDRDCFLHGVRDLLSIHSNVQAGLSTYVSAPAIIQQIVSLQSDLSSLQSDLENSLPDDRNRCINELCTLIQNLQQLLFASSTTAQPILTPWPLMKELDEMGKINSKLSAAVEEVTLEHREKREIVKHHSKDVELQRRVFMDFFCNPERLRSQVRELNALVRARQASS